From one Candoia aspera isolate rCanAsp1 chromosome 17, rCanAsp1.hap2, whole genome shotgun sequence genomic stretch:
- the HCN3 gene encoding potassium/sodium hyperpolarization-activated cyclic nucleotide-gated channel 3, producing MLQPAVNKFSLRMFGSHKAVEIEQQRVKSAGFWIIHPYSDFRFYWDLIMLLLMVGNLIILPVGITFFKDENTPPWIVFNVLSDTFFLADLVLNFRTGIVVEDNTEIILDPHTIKMKYLRSWFLVDFISSIPVDYIFLIVDLETQVDSEVYKTARALRIVRFTKILSLLRLLRLSRLIRYIHQWEEIFHMTYDLASAVVRIFNLIGMMLLLCHWDGCLQFLVPMLQDFPEDCWVSINHMVNDSWGKQYSHALFKAMSHMLCIGYGQQAPEGMTDVWLTMLSMIVGATCYAMFIGHATALIQSLDSSRRQYQEKYKQVEQYMSFHKLPGDTRQRIHEYYEHRFQGKMFDEENILEELSEPLKEEIINFNCRNLVDNMPLFANADPNFVTAMLTKLRFEVFQPGDFIIREGTVGKKMYFIQHGVVSILTRGSKEMKLSDGSYFGEICLLTRGRRTASVRANTYCRLYSLSVDNFNEVLEEYPMMRRAFETVAMDRLDRIGKKNSILLRKRAEHSSSTVNNEIIQQIVKHDQDMAHTIQDLQPVAAGRELSGKPVIWEPLVHAPLQTAAATTSVAIALTHQQSLATHIFLPPSSISSPLSPDSAALPRHSRHSQPSLGGSHPSSVSSPASGAQSHLQTPAAGSPCSPVVQCTSPLESMGCKGQVLPRPIQKGEPIPGTSQPQLSKTRGTSVSTSLLQQPANSTSIPPGRTLHYSLSRATGSHISLFLQPQQMVKHRSSQGLSVGRLTQDVRPLSASQPSLPNRLTQHSDMGSSQQVRKSARNVTYRSSPSVPGLLGKPSTGTTGQPASPQQAPSGSSRSASGASTPQSPASVPRHSATPSRKGSVAFSPDVNTGKPKLTSHM from the exons ATGCTCCAGCCGGCCGTCAACAAGTTCTCGCTGCGCATGTTTGGGAGCCACAAGGCGGTGGAGATCGAGCAGCAGAGGGTCAAGTCCGCCGGCTTCTGGATCATCCACCCCTACAGCGACTTCAG GTTTTACTGGGACTTGATCATGTTGCTGTTGATGGTTGGGAATCTGATCATCCTGCCCGTGGGCATCACTTTTTTCAAGGACGAGAACACGCCCCCCTGGATCGTCTTCAACGTCCTCTCAGACACGTTTTTCCTGGCCGACCTGGTGCTGAACTTCCGCACGGGCATTGTGGTGGAAGATAACACCGAGATCATTTTGgatccccataccattaagatGAAGTATCTCAGGAGCTGGTTTCTGGTGGATTTCATTTCTTCCATTCCTGTTGATTACATCTTCCTCATTGTAGACCTGGAGACCCAGGTGGATTCCGAAGTGTACAAAACGGCCCGGGCGCTCCGCATTGTCCGTTTCACTAAAATCCTTAGCTTGCTACGCCTGCTTCGGCTCTCCCGGCTCATCCGTTATATTCATCAATGGGAAGAG ATTTTCCACATGACCTATGACCTGGCGAGCGCCGTGGTCCGCATCTTCAATCTCATCGGTATGATGCTTCTCCTGTGTCACTGGGACGGCTGCTTGCAATTCCTGGTCCCCATGCTGCAAGACTTCCCCGAAGATTGCTGGGTTTCCATCAACCACATGGTG AATGACTCTTGGGGAAAGCAATACTCACATGCCCTGTTCAAAGCCATGAGCCATATGTTATGCATCGGCTATGGGCAGCAGGCGCCCGAGGGCATGACCGACGTCTGGCTGACGATGCTGAGCATGATTGTGGGTGCCACCTGCTATGCCATGTTTATTGGCCATGCCACTGCCCTCATCCAGTCCCTGGACTCTTCTCGGCGCCAATACCAGGAGAAG TACAAACAAGTGGAGCAGTACATGTCGTTCCATAAACTACCAGGAGACACCCGCCAGCGGATTCACGAGTATTACGAACACCGATTCCAGGGGAAAATGTTTGATGaagaaaacatcctagaagaattGAGCGAACCCCTTAAAGAG GAGATCATCAATTTCAACTGCCGTAACCTGGTGGACAACATGCCCCTTTTTGCCAACGCCGATCCCAACTTCGTGACGGCCATGCTGACCAAGCTGCGCTTTGAGGTTTTTCAGCCGGGAGACTTCATTATCCGAGAGGGGACGGTGGGGAAGAAGATGTATTTCATCCAACACGGTGTGGTTAGCATCCTGACCCGGGGCTCGAAGGAAATGAAGCTTTCAGATGGATCTTATTTTGGGG AGATCTGCCTTCTGACACGTGGCCGGCGCACAGCCAGTGTCCGTGCCAACACGTACTGCCGCCTCTATTCCCTTTCCGTGGACAACTTTAACGAAGTGCTGGAGGAATATCCAATGATGCGTCGGGCCTTTGAAACCGTTGCCATGGACAGACTGGACCGAATAG GGAAGAAGAACTCCATCCTGCTGCGGAAGAGGGCAGAGCACAGTTCCAGCACCGTGAACAACGAGATCATCCAGCAGATCGTCAAGCACGACCAAGACATGGCACACACCATCCAGGACCTCCAGCCTGTGGCTGCTGGGCGGGAGCTGAGTGGCAAACCGGTTATCTGGGAGCCCCTCGTCCATGCGCCGCTGCAGACGGCCGCCGCCACCACCAGCGTGGCCATCGCACTGACACATCAGCAGAGTCTGGCAACGCAcatcttccttcccccttcttccATCTCCAGCCCACTCTCTCCCGACTCAGCTGCTCTCCCGCGCCACTCCCGCCACTCCCAACCCAGCCTGGGGGGGTCCCACCCATCCTCCGTCAGCTCGCCCGCCTCGGGGGCGCAGTCCCACTTACAGACACCCGCAGCAGGCTCCCCATGTTCTCCTGTGGTTCAGTGCACATCCCCCTTGGAAAGCATGGGGTGCAAAGGACAAGTCCTGCCCCGGCCAATTCAAAAGGGGGAACCCATCCCTGGAACAAGCCAGCCTCAGCTCTCCAAAACCCGGGGTACGTCGGTCTCCACTTCTCTTTTGCAGCAGCCAGCAAACAGCACATCCATCCCGCCTGGGCGAACTCTCCATTACAGTCTTTCCCGGGCCACTGGCTCCCATATTTCTCTGTTCTTGCAGCCACAGCAGATGGTCAAACATCGGAGCTCCCAGGGCCTTTCGGTGGGACGTCTCACCCAGGATGTCCGGCCACTTTCAGCCTCCCAGCCATCTTTGCCCAACCGGCTCACCCAACACTCGGACATGGGCTCTTCCCAGCAGGTGCGGAAGTCAGCCAGGAACGTCACGTACCGTTCCTCTCCTTCGGTCCCGGGTCTCCTCGGAAAACCAAGCACAGGGACCACCGGCCAGCCTGCTTCCCCCCAGCAGGCCCCTTCAGGTTCCAGCCGGTCAGCGAGCGGGGCCAGTACCCCCCAGTCCCCTGCCTCCGTTCCACGGCACAGCGCCACCCCTTCCCGTAAGGGTTCCGTAGCATTCAGCCCCGACGTCAACACTGGCAAACCAAAGCTGACATCCCATATGTGA